The Verrucomicrobiia bacterium genome contains a region encoding:
- a CDS encoding amidohydrolase family protein, with translation MHVHLVGNGRQGSGCWLRVRGWWHKPLANFMLGHIGLGHTELQAEDFDRLYVEHLLKQVRESSLKKLVLLAQDWVYDDQGRKIEGAGSFYVPNEYLLKLTREHEEFLPAVSIHPARPDALDELERCLAGGAVMLKLLPNCHNVNCNDKRYTKFWERMAQAGLPLLAHTGGEHTVPVVNAAFADPRTMTLPLECGVKVVAAHCATKSGIGDPEYFHIFCEMLEKYPTLYGDSSALATLNRCAHLTKCLRPGLAERILHGSDFPVPIFGHRLWLRGELKREDFKRCQAIRNVIERDYQIKRALGFQDSHFTQAWKVFRKV, from the coding sequence ATGCACGTGCACCTCGTCGGCAATGGCCGGCAAGGCAGCGGCTGCTGGTTGCGCGTACGCGGCTGGTGGCACAAGCCGTTGGCGAATTTCATGCTCGGCCACATCGGGCTGGGACATACGGAATTGCAGGCGGAGGATTTTGACCGGCTCTATGTGGAGCACCTGCTGAAGCAGGTGCGCGAGTCCTCGCTGAAGAAGCTGGTGTTGCTGGCGCAAGACTGGGTGTATGACGATCAGGGACGGAAGATCGAAGGGGCAGGTTCCTTCTACGTGCCGAATGAGTATCTGCTCAAGTTGACCCGCGAGCATGAGGAGTTTTTACCAGCCGTCTCCATTCATCCGGCACGACCGGATGCCCTGGATGAACTGGAGCGTTGCCTGGCCGGTGGTGCCGTGATGCTGAAACTGCTGCCGAACTGCCACAACGTGAACTGCAATGACAAGCGTTACACGAAGTTCTGGGAACGCATGGCGCAGGCGGGCTTGCCGTTGCTGGCGCACACGGGTGGCGAGCATACGGTGCCCGTGGTGAATGCGGCTTTTGCCGATCCGCGCACGATGACTTTGCCGCTCGAGTGCGGAGTGAAAGTGGTGGCGGCGCATTGCGCAACGAAGAGCGGCATCGGTGACCCGGAATATTTCCACATCTTCTGCGAGATGCTGGAGAAGTATCCGACATTATACGGAGACAGCAGTGCGCTCGCCACGTTGAACCGGTGCGCGCATCTGACGAAGTGCCTGCGGCCGGGGCTGGCGGAGCGCATCTTGCACGGGAGCGATTTTCCGGTGCCGATCTTCGGGCACCGGTTGTGGTTGCGCGGTGAGCTGAAGCGTGAGGATTTCAAACGTTGCCAGGCGATCCGGAACGTCATCGAGCGCGATTACCAGATCAAGCGGGCGCTGGGTTTTCAGGACAGCCACTTCACGCAAGCGTGGAAGGTATTCCGCAAAGTATGA
- a CDS encoding PVC-type heme-binding CxxCH protein, with protein sequence MKILLTSLIAACAVLQAEANPIRILHIGKEGADSAKHAHVLMRELGRDAIWFDYVTDEKAVTPAYVAKFDAVLFDPASTDFPALKDYKKVIVIDFSETPARWSSEEFLGGVRTKVLNTVGEQRRAEWEKFLNQREPEKREPSATIANYEKRSEPLTLQHPFSVKGSIERTQVPADMRLELFAAEPDIAKPISMAWDERGRLWVCETRDYPHDVKPSGEGNDSIKICEDTNGDGKADKFTIFADKLNIPTSMVFVNGGVIVSQPPRMIFLKDTDGDDKADVRQEIMTGWGIGDTHAQANNLHWGYDNWIYGCVGYSGYNGKVNGQDVRFAQGTFRFKRDGSGLEFLHQFSNNSWGHSANEFGDQFGGTANNAPIFFGGIPASSVPKGVKVMSAKRINVEDKVHTITPNFRQVDVFGGYTAAAGSAFIYSGNMPARVQGKAMVCEPTMKTISLMDVQPDGAGYVAKDGFNLVASTDEWMSPVFAEVGPDGAVWFADWQNYIIQHNPTPSYERGGYAAKTGVGGAHENPLRDHARGRIYRVVWDKATKPAIKSLSGANTELLVSALGNDNPFWCLTAQRMLVEGKRTDAVPALKRAVTNNLVRASIHSLWTLQGLGRLDDTTHQAALLHKDAAVRRNATRALGNDERAQKLFFSAGVVSDPNPVTKLAAFVKLAEFSTSKSIQTTVGSLAKNTGLRSDEWLNDAVRLLAKKHNAEIHREGPNLLPNPGFEEIGADGFPVGWKRRDYMRGDRAGEAEWAVVKGEGNVHKGESAVRIIGRSKNNSAVDTSFYADVPLKTNTQYRLSAYIKTHALRGGKVSLNDHLGRAETDKITARESDWVEVDTIFNSKERTLASINILFVAAGGDGYFDDVKLSELLPLEEESKVLAGDAKRGDEIFHKHAAACILCHSLKGQGSTVGPALDGIASKKDAAYIKQSLLEPSAVLAPGYEQLELSPMPPMGDIFNAQELADIQAYLQTLK encoded by the coding sequence ATGAAAATTTTACTGACATCGCTCATCGCTGCTTGCGCCGTTCTTCAGGCAGAGGCCAATCCGATCCGCATCCTGCACATCGGCAAAGAAGGCGCTGATTCCGCCAAGCACGCGCACGTGCTCATGCGTGAACTGGGCCGCGACGCCATCTGGTTCGACTACGTGACGGATGAAAAAGCGGTCACGCCCGCGTATGTTGCGAAGTTCGATGCCGTCCTCTTTGATCCCGCGAGCACGGATTTCCCAGCGCTCAAGGATTACAAGAAAGTCATCGTCATCGATTTCTCGGAGACGCCCGCGCGCTGGTCGAGCGAAGAGTTTCTCGGCGGCGTGCGCACGAAGGTGCTGAACACCGTGGGCGAGCAACGTCGCGCTGAGTGGGAGAAGTTTCTGAATCAGCGCGAGCCAGAGAAGCGCGAACCGAGCGCCACCATCGCAAATTACGAGAAGCGCTCCGAGCCGCTCACATTGCAGCATCCATTCTCGGTGAAGGGCAGCATCGAGCGCACGCAAGTGCCGGCGGATATGCGGTTGGAACTCTTTGCTGCGGAGCCAGACATCGCCAAGCCGATCTCGATGGCGTGGGATGAGCGCGGTCGCCTGTGGGTTTGTGAGACGCGCGATTACCCGCATGATGTTAAGCCGAGCGGTGAAGGCAACGACTCCATCAAGATCTGCGAAGATACGAACGGTGATGGCAAAGCGGACAAGTTCACCATCTTCGCCGACAAGCTGAACATCCCCACCAGCATGGTCTTCGTGAATGGCGGCGTGATCGTTTCCCAGCCGCCACGCATGATTTTCCTGAAGGACACGGATGGTGATGACAAGGCGGATGTGCGCCAGGAAATCATGACCGGCTGGGGCATCGGTGACACGCACGCGCAGGCGAACAATCTGCACTGGGGCTATGATAACTGGATCTACGGCTGCGTGGGTTACTCCGGTTACAACGGCAAGGTGAACGGGCAGGATGTGCGTTTTGCCCAAGGCACCTTCCGCTTCAAACGCGATGGCTCCGGCCTGGAATTTCTCCATCAGTTCTCGAACAACTCGTGGGGCCATAGCGCGAATGAATTCGGTGATCAATTCGGCGGCACGGCGAACAATGCCCCGATCTTCTTCGGTGGTATCCCGGCTAGCAGCGTGCCCAAGGGCGTGAAAGTGATGAGCGCCAAGCGCATCAACGTAGAGGACAAGGTTCACACCATCACGCCGAACTTCCGCCAGGTGGATGTCTTCGGCGGATACACCGCTGCTGCTGGCAGTGCGTTCATTTACTCCGGCAACATGCCCGCTCGTGTGCAGGGCAAGGCGATGGTGTGCGAGCCCACGATGAAGACGATCTCGCTCATGGATGTGCAACCAGACGGCGCGGGTTACGTGGCGAAGGATGGTTTCAATCTCGTCGCCAGCACGGACGAATGGATGTCACCGGTATTCGCGGAAGTGGGACCGGATGGTGCGGTGTGGTTCGCGGATTGGCAGAACTACATCATCCAGCACAATCCCACGCCGAGCTATGAACGTGGCGGTTATGCGGCCAAGACGGGTGTGGGTGGCGCCCATGAGAACCCCTTGCGCGATCATGCACGTGGCCGCATCTATCGTGTCGTGTGGGACAAGGCCACGAAACCGGCCATCAAGAGCCTGAGCGGTGCGAACACGGAATTGCTCGTGAGTGCGTTGGGAAATGACAATCCCTTCTGGTGCCTCACCGCCCAACGCATGCTCGTGGAAGGCAAGCGCACAGATGCAGTTCCCGCTTTGAAACGCGCCGTGACGAACAATCTCGTCCGCGCTTCGATCCATTCGCTGTGGACGTTGCAAGGACTCGGTCGACTCGATGACACCACGCATCAAGCCGCGTTGTTGCACAAAGATGCCGCTGTCCGCCGCAATGCCACTCGGGCGCTAGGTAATGATGAGCGTGCGCAAAAACTGTTCTTCAGCGCAGGTGTGGTGAGTGATCCGAATCCCGTCACGAAGCTCGCTGCGTTCGTGAAACTGGCTGAGTTCTCCACCAGCAAGAGCATCCAGACCACGGTGGGAAGTCTGGCGAAGAACACGGGACTGCGCTCGGACGAATGGTTGAACGACGCTGTCCGTCTGCTTGCCAAGAAGCACAATGCGGAGATTCATCGCGAAGGCCCGAATCTGTTGCCGAATCCGGGTTTTGAAGAGATTGGGGCCGATGGTTTTCCGGTCGGCTGGAAGCGCCGGGATTATATGCGAGGCGATCGTGCGGGTGAGGCCGAGTGGGCGGTGGTGAAGGGTGAGGGCAATGTGCATAAGGGCGAATCCGCCGTGCGCATCATCGGCCGCAGCAAGAACAACAGCGCCGTCGATACGAGCTTCTATGCAGACGTGCCGCTGAAGACGAACACGCAGTATCGTCTCTCCGCTTACATCAAGACGCATGCACTGCGCGGCGGCAAGGTGAGCTTGAACGATCACCTGGGTCGCGCGGAGACGGACAAGATCACTGCCCGTGAATCCGATTGGGTGGAGGTGGACACCATCTTCAACAGCAAAGAACGCACGCTCGCGAGCATCAACATCCTGTTCGTGGCCGCCGGTGGTGATGGTTACTTCGATGATGTGAAGCTCTCCGAATTGCTGCCTTTGGAGGAAGAATCCAAGGTGCTCGCGGGCGATGCCAAACGTGGCGATGAGATCTTCCACAAGCATGCGGCAGCGTGCATCCTGTGCCATTCCTTGAAAGGACAGGGCAGCACCGTGGGCCCGGCACTGGATGGCATCGCCTCCAAGAAAGATGCCGCCTACATCAAGCAAAGCCTGCTGGAGCCAAGCGCGGTGCTCGCACCGGGTTACGAACAATTAGAACTCTCTCCCATGCCGCCGATGGGCGACATATTCAACGCGCAAGAACTGGCGGATATCCAAGCATACTTGCAGACGCTGAAGTGA
- a CDS encoding FHA domain-containing protein, which translates to MSQLKNMIRGAKPEVIILEQGTLILGREPGCDYLVLHPSVSTTHCEIRKDHGRVFIRDLGSTNGTFINDQPVKEAELQPDQIIRFGETAWLFQGTSLHVDASSDAPAGASVPAPAEAPWPLVPNLSISVDRKAKEAEAAALKDLPPVQRPCYKHPRVPAILICQNCRSEFCYECVNTRQTSKGKRYYCHHCNGRCEDIGAFERKQEEFALLRERRRNLFLCLGDIFLYPFRGWGPVILGSGTVMLAALVILGHLLRFMGPLSIITTFMGALAIFAYLVSYMQQVVQASANGDEQMPDWLDLSSWWDDIGIPTLHLIGTMLISFSPLLAYLIFTLFYSSPWIWIPLLILGLSYFPMAYLAVCVSRNLWTANPITVWYSISRVPLNYYLACIIFWGAYFTGFTIDVVLEFIPRTYWLLAVAIQILSIPVTLYLWIVEARVLGLIYYGNWDKLGWYDEKYSK; encoded by the coding sequence ATGAGCCAGTTGAAGAACATGATCCGTGGCGCGAAGCCCGAGGTGATAATCCTTGAGCAAGGGACGCTTATTCTCGGTCGTGAACCGGGGTGTGATTACCTCGTCCTGCATCCCTCGGTCTCCACGACCCATTGCGAGATACGCAAAGATCATGGACGCGTTTTCATCCGCGACTTGGGCAGCACGAACGGCACCTTCATCAACGACCAACCGGTTAAAGAGGCCGAATTGCAGCCAGATCAAATCATCCGCTTCGGTGAAACTGCCTGGCTGTTTCAAGGCACTTCGTTGCATGTGGATGCCTCTTCTGACGCCCCGGCCGGAGCATCCGTTCCTGCCCCTGCTGAAGCGCCTTGGCCGCTGGTGCCCAACCTCTCCATCAGCGTAGACCGCAAAGCCAAGGAGGCCGAAGCCGCCGCGCTCAAGGACCTGCCACCCGTTCAACGCCCCTGTTACAAGCACCCACGCGTGCCTGCCATCCTCATCTGCCAGAACTGCCGTTCTGAATTCTGCTATGAATGCGTGAATACGCGCCAGACTTCGAAAGGCAAACGCTACTACTGTCATCATTGCAACGGTCGTTGTGAAGACATCGGTGCATTTGAACGCAAACAGGAGGAATTTGCCCTTTTGCGTGAACGGCGTCGCAATCTGTTTCTCTGCCTGGGTGACATATTCCTCTATCCGTTTCGCGGTTGGGGTCCCGTCATCTTGGGCAGCGGCACCGTCATGCTGGCTGCGCTCGTCATCTTGGGACATCTGCTCCGCTTCATGGGCCCATTGAGCATCATCACTACTTTCATGGGTGCGCTCGCCATCTTTGCCTACCTCGTCTCTTACATGCAGCAGGTCGTGCAGGCCTCCGCTAATGGCGATGAACAGATGCCAGACTGGCTGGACCTCTCTTCATGGTGGGATGACATCGGCATCCCCACTCTGCATCTCATCGGCACCATGCTCATCAGCTTCAGCCCCTTGCTGGCCTATCTGATCTTCACGCTCTTTTACTCATCACCATGGATATGGATACCGCTGCTCATCTTGGGCCTGAGCTATTTTCCCATGGCCTATCTGGCTGTCTGCGTCTCGCGCAATCTCTGGACCGCCAATCCCATCACCGTCTGGTATTCCATCTCCCGTGTGCCGCTGAACTACTACCTCGCCTGCATCATCTTTTGGGGCGCGTATTTTACAGGATTCACCATTGATGTTGTGTTGGAATTCATCCCCAGAACGTACTGGCTGCTCGCGGTGGCGATTCAGATATTGAGCATCCCCGTGACTCTCTATCTGTGGATCGTCGAAGCCCGTGTGCTGGGCCTCATCTACTACGGTAACTGGGACAAACTCGGCTGGTACGATGAGAAATATAGCAAGTAG